One window from the genome of Microcebus murinus isolate Inina chromosome X, M.murinus_Inina_mat1.0, whole genome shotgun sequence encodes:
- the MPC1L gene encoding mitochondrial pyruvate carrier 1-like protein — translation MAGVAALWRKTRDYVKTPEFREYLTSTHFWGPVANWGLPMAAFNDMKRPPDIISGRMTTALILYSMAFMRFAYRVQPRNLLLMACHASNVVAQSIQASRYVRYHYGGGIGGSGSGSSSASGSGSGSGGNGNGNGSGSNGGNGGNGGNGGNTAAEVYDPPATTCGCPTGHCPTRVC, via the coding sequence ATGGCAGGAGTGGCAGCGCTGTGGCGGAAGACTAGAGATTATGTGAAGACCCCGGAGTTCCGGGAATATCTAACCAGCACGCACTTCTGGGGTCCTGTGGCCAACTGGGGCCTTCCTATGGCCGCCTTTAATGACATGAAGAGGCCGCCGGACATCATCAGCGGCCGCATGACAACAGCGCTCATCTTGTACTCCATGGCCTTCATGCGCTTCGCCTACCGCGTACAGCCTCGAAACCTCCTGCTGATGGCTTGCCATGCCTCCAACGTTGTGGCGCAGAGCATTCAGGCGAGCCGCTATGTACGCTACCACTACGGCGGCGGCATCGGGGGCAgtggcagcggcagcagcagcgccagcggcagcggcagcggcagcggcggcaACGGCAACGGCAACGGCAGCGGCAGCAACGGTGGCAACGGTGGCAATGGCGGCAATGGCGGCAACACCGCCGCCGAAGTCTACGATCCTCCAGCTACCACCTGCGGCTGCCCCACTGGGCACTGCCCCACACGAGTTTGTTAA